A genomic stretch from Bacillota bacterium includes:
- a CDS encoding polysaccharide deacetylase family protein, with the protein MTVLEYHEVAPRATNVFTVSVSALREQMKAIQRGGRPVLTVHDLISAIRRHDVPWGSVVITFDDGYQGVYKYALPILRSFGFRATAFVIGIDSYVPAVGAGHMTVAQLAQLQQNGWDVESHSFNLHPPSPVHFGNAPWWLVSADLAMEDRLLACLGSPHESFAYPGGFFTAASKALIEQNYLLAFGGGPGESDPTDLWDWPRKPVSSTTSVP; encoded by the coding sequence GTGACGGTCCTCGAGTACCATGAGGTGGCCCCCCGCGCGACCAATGTGTTCACCGTCTCGGTCAGCGCGTTACGAGAGCAGATGAAGGCTATTCAGCGAGGTGGGCGCCCAGTCTTGACGGTCCACGACCTCATCTCGGCAATTCGCCGGCATGACGTCCCTTGGGGTTCCGTGGTGATTACCTTTGACGACGGCTATCAGGGTGTCTACAAGTACGCCCTCCCGATCCTGCGGTCCTTCGGCTTCCGCGCGACCGCGTTCGTTATTGGCATCGACAGTTACGTCCCTGCAGTTGGAGCAGGGCACATGACCGTCGCGCAGTTGGCGCAGCTCCAACAAAATGGCTGGGACGTGGAGAGCCACAGTTTCAACCTCCATCCACCGTCGCCCGTGCACTTCGGCAACGCACCGTGGTGGCTTGTCTCCGCTGACCTGGCTATGGAAGACCGCCTGTTGGCGTGCCTGGGTTCACCACACGAGTCCTTTGCCTATCCCGGCGGCTTCTTCACAGCCGCGTCGAAAGCGTTAATTGAGCAGAACTACCTTCTCGCTTTCGGTGGAGGTCCGGGGGAATCAGACCCGACAGACTTGTGGGACTGGCCGCGTAAGCCGGTTTCCAGCACTACCTCCGTCCCGTGA